The following is a genomic window from Apis cerana isolate GH-2021 linkage group LG6, AcerK_1.0, whole genome shotgun sequence.
tttgaacaaGTACTTCctcaaaattacaattatccgTAATATCGATGTTAACAGGCGTGAGATCAGAATTTCGCGGAAATGTTTCTCATATGCGATATATTGTCatgaatttagaaatatgCAGTCAATGATACACGAGTTCAAAGAATCtgtatttcttggaaaaataacTATCTACAAGGCGTGAGATACgtatagatagataaataaagtAGTAACCTGGCATGCAACGCCATAGTAAGTAACCTCCAGAGCAATCCTAAACCGGTTATCACAGAGAGAAAGATGTACCAATACCAAAGGAACACATAGATCTTCTCGTTAATGATGTTCAATGCCATGATGCACAGAGCATCGTGATTTTGTATAGTTCCTGATGGACCGTATTTGTGAAAGATACATTTAGTTACCTAGAacgtttattcgaaaaaatattttttttctttaaaagataaatcgtGGAACGAAGTTcgtatagattttaaattataaacaaatccaTTGAAACTTCCAAAGTACTTTCAAACACGTATTATATATGAGACAATATTACTACAGTAATACCAACTGTTGCGAGATCGAAACTGGAttccattatttattcgaGGATATAATTGTTGGCAGCTTCtcgattttattcattttattggatcgtgagaaataaaagagaaaaactttttttatgaatgaaatttagaaaaaaaaaatatatatatattttttgttatgtgtacatattttttttatgtatatttaagtttataaGAGAATGTAtgtgtttcaaaaataaaaattccaattccatAGTGGGGAAATTGGAATAGTGGAAagcgatttatatattatactactGTATACGTAAATAACGTTTGaaaagaatacaatttttgcagttaaaaatcgattttgcagttataaaatattaagcttatacttatatatatatttattctgcaTGCAATTTCATGCTTCAGCTTGAAACTATAAGcttgattaaatttgataatatttgatcaaatattattgttacctTAGGAAATACGATGTCAAGAGGTTCGACTTGACCTTCTTCGGATTCATAATGTGCCAACATTTGTCCAAGACCGAGAAAAGCACCTCCGAGAAACCAGTCGGTcagatatatttgcaaaagaaCGTTGATGAAATTGAGAACCTCGCATAGGCCCAAATAATACGCCCACGGCCGATTCAAGTGAATACGATTCAGAAAAGCATGGCGAATTTGATGTATTTTCTCGTCGCATTCGTCCTTCGACATGATGCTTATACCATTCTCGGTTTTCAGAGATGTCTCACGAAGAGCCATTGACGCTGTATGCAATCCGGTAACCAACGCTTTCAAACGGCCTcctaatttaacaaatttacttcttttgattaaataatttatatgataatttatatgattctttttctaattaaatttaaatttacatatatcgtGTTTTACccttaacattatttttttatcacctATATTCGTGCACAGTCTATGTACAAGAATATATacaagaaattggaaattcatgtagaaatgaaatttatttaaatgagcTCCAGCTCTTATCGTGTAaggattatatataagaaaattgaaaataggattaaaattatattattctcaatcgttcaaataattatcatcaatatcatattattcgaatagaaatatacgttttgaaacgaaagagccagagaattattataatgcacATTGTtacgaaaattcttttttaaataagcaaATCGAAAGATTTAAAAGTTCGTATACTATGCATGCGAAGGTATGCAAGATAGGTTGCTGGGTATTATAGCGAGGCTGACCTTCAACATTCCTCCACAGGTAGTGAGGCGCGTAAAAGAAGATCGCCTGAAAAAACAGAACGAAGGGCACCCACTGGTAGTAGGCATGATGTACCACGGAGTCTTCTGAAGTTGCTGGTCCCACGCCAGGATGTGCGATTTCGCCTAATTCCACCGATGTTTTGTTCAAATGTTTTGtctaaaaaaattcgtattatcattttctttatcgagttataaagttaaaaaatttttagagattttataaatattttttttctattaatattaaaatttaaggatttttttttttgcaaaatattaatataatcgtgGAACAACTTTTTGAAAAACAGATTCTAGAGATCAAGACAAATGTAAAAGttggtatacaaaaatatcagttgaggcttttttatttgaattatatgtaatttaagttTGTATTAAACGAAGTGAGACGGAGATAGAACGAAAAGATGTGATAGAGATAACCGTCTCGATTCGTTTAAttcaaacttaaattatttataatttaatagtatataatagatatttttgtttttcaataagatttttgttttttttttatgagcaACATTTCTATgcgtaatattaaataaaattgaatgtattattattaatatttaccacAGTGTAAGTAGACGTGAAAAAGCAGAAAGTGTTGATTACTTTCACTACATCATCGCTCATTCCATGCCCAGCGATACACCTTATCCATAAAACATAACATTGTGTATGGTTACCTCTTTTATTAGcagtttttaattgataaatatatcataaacgcattatcttttattgttattttttttaatattatataacagataaataaaagtcttaaattaaacatgatattatttaattataaatgtcatgcttgtaaattttcttcaaatagagatattatttttataaaaatatatttaaatgtttatttgtataaaatgtttctttagCATAAGAGAAAGGAGATATTTTTAGtagaaactttaataaaagaatatttttcttattgaaaaaaaaacatttattcttttttcttattttatccaaaaaaaaaaagaattttttatgtgataaattttttttttcaatttttttttatcgattcgaatatatacaatgctcatttcttattctaattcttataaaaatttaaaagaaagaagattcctaatgaaatttttttttattaataactaatacataagtattttattatttttatatatagtttattatttattttacatatagtttttataaatagttaaataattaattatatcaagactcccttagatattaaaaagcaaatataaatctcgattttaaaaatccaagaattttatttgataacgCATACGAGTAcagataaaagaaaacttaATCATTAGAACTCtattatacgataaaattacaaacttatcgcgttatttatttcacatatttaATGACATTATAGCAATGGATCACTCAAAGCTAGTGTAAAGATTAGAGTATTACTCATAAATGTACCTGATATGTTCTCCGATAAATTCTCTAGCTGTTACCAATAGCGTAGCGATCAAAAGTATCAGAAACGTGAATCTATAGTGCATCTTGAAAACTGAATGACATGGAATaatcaattgtttattatattgttaataaaaatttcaatattaaatttcaatgaaataaaggaaagattaacaaaatgaaataaaaagaaaaaaaaaaaactaactaTTCATATCTCTGTTCAAGtgtcatcatttttattaccCAAGTTATCAATGGCCACATAGTCCTGCGAAATCTTCCACTTGACATGATCTTTGAGGACCGAGAATGTAGTTAAAACGGTTgccatttctttaaaatactcTTAACTATCTCTCCAAATCACGAATCTCTCATCTGTTTCCAACGAAAAATTCCTCGATCAGGTTCCGGATCTAGGCATTCATCGATCAACTTCCggtatttctctctcttattcCGTACTCCGTGAGCGATACAATAATAACAGGAATATCGCAATGGTTAAAATTGCGCGAAGATCTTTCACAATGGCAATGTGATCGGTCGATCCAATTTACACTGAACATTCGAAGCTGGTAAATCTTATTTCTCGTTATCAGTGACCACGATTGCGCAGTAGCATCGTGAGTGACAAACGCTTCACGAAACTCCATAGACTCAATAATCGTGGTTTCGAAGGTGCGAGTTACAAAGCCACTTATTCATTTAGATAAGACTAGATAATATCATGCttgttataagcaatttaaaatgagaacgagaatgttattatttcatcaaaaatatttgccaATTGATGGATCGATTCAATTAATCTCTGATGATCGTATATATTGGTCGATTCAAAAGCGGTTTCATCGCATCGAGACATTTCGTTTTTCCCCTAGCATGTCCCACGAGCATGCGCATTGACGCGTTCGATATCTCTTGGagaaaagtaattttgattgcattaattttatatgattaaatatgaagttgaacaaataaatttaaataaattggtgattaataaacgatatatgttataaaggATGTTAGAACGTGTTAGATACTAGAACGTCTTGAGGTCTAGGGTTAAAAATTAGGTTAAAGGTCCAGAAGtagaatttcgaaaagaataattctatttcttcatgtaatatagaatttatagacTTATAAACTTCTCTTTTATTCcggtataaatttattttcatatgtaaaatcatttatttaatatctaaattgtatctaaattatatgttcgtcatatttatatattatacacatatgtatatCTTATTCACTTGATTGTGTAGCGTTTAATAATCATTGCTTTTACGACTTTTAAATACATTGATCCAACGACGACAACGAGAAACTAAAATATCTATACGAATCGTTCATCTCGATGATTAGCAcataattcgtaataaaacTTATGAAACTTCTTTAATCTCCTTCAATTGGATGATTTCACGATGTAATCAGTTGGATATAACATCGAACACAATCatgatgattaattatattttatcgagatgttttttttcaaaaaatatagatacgcACAACAGTCTTAtcgttgcaataaaaaatctaaatgatAGCGATTTTCCAagttttccaaattattaattttctctttaacttaacttttaaattctattctaataataaatgtaactattaaagtttatttctaataataaagttacgtattacgataaatatttctattaacataagaaaaaaataactgtatttaattgtattttttaagttaattaatcataaCCTAATCATATCATGTTTcaagttattttttcttttgaaattgtgTTGGTTGTTCTTGTAACTGAAGcaattgttcaaatattttcttttattttaattattaataccaattgataattatacatatatatagcttaatttttaaaggattAGAATCTGTTTTATGCCAACAATAaacttatgaaatatataatgaaaattacataatgcataaaattttaatataaaaaattcttcaaagacTAGTTTTATTAGatgaattaatcatttatcgatcaaaagataatttgttaatattcatAGAGAAGTAAATACCTTTTAGATTAAACATAactaaaaaaatggaaaattaaatagaaatttatttcaattatcataatacgtattataatatattttaaatatcataatatgtaTTCTTGTAGATTTttgtagatttaaattttacataaatgcataatctcaaaattacacaatttattaataactaaaaaagttagaaaatacatttcaaattGGTATCTTTGAaagttatatgaatatttaattattaatattttaatattaattattattttatttattttttctaattttcttattttcctattacctctcaaatttataaaaattaaaaaatccgcaaaaaaatttgaaaatagaaaatcaattcgaaaaatatctcgaaagcgaataatctatttaaaattaaaaatttggaagaagaaagtataaaaaaacgGGAGGGAACGAAAGTACAGTCAAAATTATAAGCATCGAAGAAGATAGGAAAAGTACATAAATGtagaggaaaggaagaaaaaaaaagaaaaaagaaaaaaaagaccaAATAAGATAAAGAGACGAGAGGGAACAAGTTTAAGGTGGAAGAGGAGTAAAGTCGCAGGGAAAGGAGGAATGGCGAACAAGAAAGACAGGGAACAAAGAAATGGAGGGGATAGAATGTCGAAGCTAGGACTTTGACCGGCCGTTGCCCCTGATGCGGTCGCTTCTAACCGGCAAACTGAACGGATCCTCCCAAGAAAATTCTGTCCTCTGGTCTCTCAATTCGTGTACATGTATTATACATATCTTGTTTCATCGTTATTTCTTACTATATCCAT
Proteins encoded in this region:
- the LOC107999191 gene encoding innexin inx7, with the translated sequence MATVLTTFSVLKDHVKWKISQDYVAIDNLVFKMHYRFTFLILLIATLLVTAREFIGEHIRCIAGHGMSDDVVKVINTFCFFTSTYTVTKHLNKTSVELGEIAHPGVGPATSEDSVVHHAYYQWVPFVLFFQAIFFYAPHYLWRNVEGGRLKALVTGLHTASMALRETSLKTENGISIMSKDECDEKIHQIRHAFLNRIHLNRPWAYYLGLCEVLNFINVLLQIYLTDWFLGGAFLGLGQMLAHYESEEGQVEPLDIVFPKVTKCIFHKYGPSGTIQNHDALCIMALNIINEKIYVFLWYWYIFLSVITGLGLLWRLLTMALHARSELFNKLVFSMACPGKYNPWNVLAVTHECHYGDWVFLYYIAKNLDNYIFKELLVKLAGDLEERRQTIYNMSNEEKPLNDKGSQF